In Flavobacterium gelatinilyticum, a genomic segment contains:
- the pyrH gene encoding UMP kinase, with product MKYKRILLKLSGEALMGDLQYGIDPKRLGEYADEIKQIHDKGVEIAIVIGGGNIFRGVAGASAGMDRVQGDYMGMLATVINGMALQGALEDKGMKTRLQTALKMESIAEPYIKRRADRHLEKGRIVIFGAGTGNPYFTTDTAAVLRGIEINADVILKGTRVDGVYDSDPEKNAAAVKFDFISFDDVLKKGLNVMDTTAFTLSQENKLPIVVFDMNKIGNLLKICEGENIGTVVNI from the coding sequence ATGAAATATAAAAGAATTCTTCTAAAGCTTAGCGGCGAGGCCTTAATGGGTGATTTACAGTACGGAATTGACCCGAAAAGATTAGGCGAATATGCAGATGAAATTAAGCAGATTCACGACAAAGGAGTAGAAATTGCGATCGTTATTGGAGGAGGAAATATTTTTAGAGGAGTTGCCGGAGCAAGTGCGGGAATGGACAGGGTGCAAGGAGATTACATGGGAATGCTTGCTACTGTTATTAACGGAATGGCTTTGCAGGGCGCACTTGAAGATAAAGGAATGAAAACGAGACTGCAGACTGCTCTAAAAATGGAATCTATCGCAGAGCCTTATATTAAAAGAAGAGCAGACCGCCACCTTGAAAAAGGAAGAATCGTAATTTTTGGAGCCGGAACCGGAAATCCTTATTTTACAACAGATACCGCAGCGGTTTTAAGAGGTATCGAAATCAATGCTGATGTTATCCTTAAAGGAACCCGCGTTGACGGCGTTTACGACTCTGATCCTGAAAAAAATGCAGCAGCAGTAAAATTTGATTTCATCTCTTTTGATGATGTTCTGAAAAAAGGGTTAAATGTAATGGACACAACTGCTTTTACTTTAAGTCAGGAAAACAAACTGCCAATCGTTGTTTTTGATATGAACAAAATTGGAAATCTTTTAAAAATCTGCGAAGGCGAAAACATCGGAACTGTAGTAAATATATAG
- a CDS encoding cation:proton antiporter, with translation MNSIKNSLFYVTIIGGFTALIYWVISKGVSLEAGRNIVKKSVESNHWKDFLHSMGENLQHPLAILLAQIVTIILVARLFGWFFRKIGQPSVIGEMIAGIVLGPSLVGMYFPEFSAALFPKESLGNLQFLSQIGLILFMFVIGMELDLKVLKNKAHDAVVISHASIVIPFALGLSLAFFIYETYAPLGVEFSSFGLFMGIAMSITAFPVLARIVQERGMQKTKLGTIAITCAAADDITAWCILAVVIAIVKAGSLSSSLYVIGMAILYVIIMLKVVRPFLKRVGDLNSTRESLNKPVVAIFFLTLLFSAYASELIGIHALFGAFLAGAIMPENNKFRNIFIEKVEDVSIIMLLPLFFVFTGLRTQIGLLNDPDLWKITGLIILVAVVGKFFGSALAARFMGQNWKDSLAIGALMNTRGLMELVVLNIGYDLGVLSTEIFTMMVIMALVTTFMTGPALDFIGFVFKDKITAIPQEIGNKSKYKILLSFAAPERGKKLLKIASSLVKKQQDNSIVTAMHLSLSTEIHSFDVKEYERKMLVPVVDESHKLNQNMVSLFKVSNDIDTDIIDTANQGEYDLLLVGLGQSIFDGTLLGKILGFTTRIVNPDRLIDKFTGKEGLFENSPFDERTRHIITKTKMPVGIFIDKDLEEVNQVFIPIFSKEDAFLIEYAKKLINNNGSQIIVLDAGGEVKNTREIQETIRSIEQIAPNHIMIMHDKILKKEFLESQNLMIISLDSWKKLIESQSTWLNNTPSVLILKP, from the coding sequence ATGAATAGTATTAAGAACTCTCTGTTTTATGTTACCATTATTGGTGGTTTTACAGCACTGATATATTGGGTGATTTCAAAAGGTGTTTCGTTAGAAGCAGGACGTAATATTGTAAAGAAAAGTGTAGAAAGTAATCATTGGAAAGACTTTCTGCATTCGATGGGCGAAAACCTGCAGCATCCTTTGGCCATTTTACTGGCGCAGATCGTAACCATAATTTTAGTTGCCCGTTTGTTTGGATGGTTCTTTAGAAAAATAGGACAGCCATCAGTAATTGGCGAAATGATTGCAGGAATTGTATTAGGACCGTCTTTGGTAGGGATGTACTTTCCGGAATTTTCGGCCGCTTTGTTCCCAAAAGAATCTTTAGGAAACCTGCAGTTTTTGAGCCAGATTGGTTTAATTCTCTTCATGTTTGTTATCGGAATGGAACTGGATTTGAAAGTGCTGAAAAACAAAGCGCATGATGCTGTTGTTATCAGTCACGCCAGTATCGTAATTCCGTTTGCTTTAGGTTTATCCCTGGCTTTTTTTATTTATGAAACGTATGCTCCATTGGGTGTTGAGTTTTCTTCTTTCGGATTGTTTATGGGAATTGCCATGAGTATTACCGCTTTTCCCGTTTTGGCCAGAATTGTGCAGGAACGCGGCATGCAGAAAACCAAATTGGGAACAATTGCCATAACCTGCGCAGCGGCAGATGATATTACAGCCTGGTGTATACTGGCAGTTGTTATTGCGATTGTAAAAGCAGGTTCTCTTTCGAGTTCTTTATATGTGATCGGGATGGCAATTTTGTATGTAATAATCATGCTGAAGGTTGTTCGTCCGTTCCTGAAACGTGTCGGCGATTTAAACTCAACACGCGAAAGTTTGAATAAACCAGTAGTGGCAATTTTCTTTCTAACACTTTTGTTTTCGGCTTATGCATCAGAATTAATCGGAATTCACGCTTTATTCGGGGCTTTCCTGGCAGGAGCTATTATGCCTGAAAACAATAAATTCAGAAATATATTTATCGAAAAAGTCGAAGACGTTTCTATTATCATGTTGCTGCCGTTATTCTTCGTTTTTACGGGACTTCGCACGCAAATAGGATTGCTGAATGATCCGGACCTTTGGAAAATTACAGGTTTAATTATTCTGGTGGCTGTAGTGGGTAAATTCTTTGGGAGTGCTTTGGCAGCCAGATTTATGGGACAAAACTGGAAAGACAGTTTAGCAATAGGTGCTCTTATGAATACACGCGGTTTAATGGAACTCGTAGTATTAAATATTGGGTATGATCTGGGCGTTTTGTCTACAGAAATATTTACCATGATGGTAATTATGGCGCTGGTAACCACTTTTATGACGGGGCCTGCTTTAGACTTTATCGGATTTGTTTTTAAGGATAAAATAACCGCAATTCCTCAGGAAATAGGGAATAAAAGCAAATATAAAATCCTGCTTTCGTTTGCTGCTCCGGAAAGAGGAAAAAAACTGCTTAAAATTGCCAGCAGTTTAGTAAAAAAACAGCAGGATAATTCGATCGTAACGGCCATGCACTTGTCCTTAAGCACCGAAATACATTCGTTTGATGTAAAAGAGTATGAACGCAAAATGCTGGTTCCGGTTGTAGATGAATCGCATAAACTGAACCAGAACATGGTAAGTCTTTTTAAAGTTTCGAATGATATTGATACGGATATTATAGATACTGCAAATCAGGGAGAATATGATTTGTTACTGGTTGGTCTGGGACAATCGATTTTTGACGGAACACTGCTTGGAAAGATTCTTGGTTTTACAACCCGGATCGTAAATCCCGATCGTCTAATTGATAAGTTTACCGGAAAAGAGGGATTGTTCGAGAATTCTCCTTTTGATGAAAGAACCCGTCACATTATTACCAAAACCAAAATGCCTGTGGGTATTTTTATAGATAAAGATCTTGAAGAGGTGAATCAGGTTTTTATTCCGATATTCAGTAAAGAGGATGCGTTTTTAATTGAATATGCTAAAAAGCTTATCAATAATAATGGTTCACAGATTATAGTTCTTGATGCCGGCGGAGAAGTAAAAAACACGCGTGAGATTCAGGAAACGATTCGTTCTATCGAACAAATTGCTCCAAATCATATTATGATTATGCACGATAAAATACTCAAAAAAGAATTTTTGGAAAGCCAGAATTTAATGATCATTAGTTTAGACAGCTGGAAAAAATTAATCGAATCGCAAAGTACATGGCTGAATAATACACCTTCTGTCTTGATTCTTAAACCTTAA
- a CDS encoding efflux RND transporter permease subunit — protein sequence MKNTIQVGFWEKLARIILKNRITILVILSALTLFFGYQWKNLSMTYTEANLLPKDHIANKDYQKFLDKFGEEGNLVVIGFQDKKFFTPKNYAAWNELMTGLKKSKEVDLVVSLNDLKKLEKDTINEKFVLSPFIDETKVLDPEYLKGVQNELFNNLPFYEGLLFNKESGSIRSAVYINKELVNTANRKTFILENLVPKINKFEKTTGIDLKVSGMPYIRTINADNMKGEIGLFIGASLLTVSLIFFFFFRSFRATFISICILIIGVTWSFGTLGLFGYKITILTAIIPPLIIVIGITNCIFLINKYQQEIKIHNNQAKALQRVISKIGSSTLMTNLTAAIGFATLMITGNELLFEFGLVTSINVLSVYTLTLFIVPIIYSFMPLPKAKHLYHLDKTYISTLLNTVTTIVKGKKTIVYIIYAVLFIVSLNGVRQMKVSGSLIGEMPKSASFFKDILFYEKEFNGVMPLEIMIDTKKKKGVMKASTIRKMDELQNTIAEIPELAKPVSVVNLVKYSKQAFYNGNPEYYQLPTSQEQTFILSYAKNATKNSKENLMKAYVDSTGQYARITTFMKDIGTDEMAKVEGKIRKKIDEIFPKDRFEVTITGKALVFQKGTTYLAHNLIESLLFAIATIAILMLYLFRSFKMVMASLITNILPLCITSGLMGYFGIPLKPSTILVFSIAFGISVDNAIQFMAKYKHDLIQNKGKVKKSVFSALRETGVSTFYTSVVLILGFATFTLSSFSGTIALGGLISCTLVFAMFANLVVLPSLVLTFEKKKTKKEDLENLQK from the coding sequence ATGAAAAACACTATCCAGGTTGGATTTTGGGAAAAATTAGCCCGAATCATACTTAAAAACAGAATTACGATTCTGGTTATACTTTCTGCTTTAACGCTTTTCTTTGGCTATCAGTGGAAAAATCTTTCTATGACTTATACAGAGGCAAACCTGCTTCCGAAAGATCATATTGCGAATAAAGATTATCAAAAATTCCTAGATAAATTTGGTGAAGAAGGAAACCTTGTCGTTATAGGTTTTCAGGACAAGAAATTCTTTACTCCAAAAAATTATGCTGCCTGGAACGAATTAATGACTGGTTTAAAAAAATCTAAAGAAGTTGATTTGGTCGTTTCTTTAAACGATTTAAAAAAACTTGAAAAAGACACCATTAACGAAAAATTTGTTTTATCGCCATTTATCGATGAAACTAAAGTTTTGGATCCTGAATATTTAAAAGGCGTTCAAAATGAATTATTTAATAATCTGCCTTTTTACGAAGGATTATTGTTCAATAAAGAAAGCGGAAGTATTCGTTCTGCGGTTTACATCAATAAAGAATTAGTAAACACTGCAAACAGAAAGACTTTTATTCTTGAAAATCTGGTTCCGAAAATCAATAAGTTCGAAAAAACAACCGGAATTGACTTAAAAGTTTCTGGAATGCCATACATCAGGACGATCAATGCGGATAATATGAAAGGCGAAATCGGACTTTTTATTGGAGCATCTTTATTGACTGTTTCATTGATTTTCTTTTTCTTTTTCCGTTCGTTTAGAGCTACGTTTATTTCGATTTGTATTTTAATTATAGGCGTAACGTGGTCGTTTGGAACACTTGGATTATTTGGATATAAAATCACAATTTTAACAGCCATTATTCCGCCGCTGATTATCGTAATCGGAATTACAAACTGTATTTTCCTGATTAACAAATACCAGCAGGAAATTAAAATACACAACAATCAGGCAAAAGCATTACAGCGTGTGATTTCAAAAATCGGGTCGTCAACTTTAATGACCAATTTAACCGCAGCAATTGGTTTTGCAACCTTAATGATTACAGGAAACGAATTATTATTTGAATTTGGATTAGTAACTTCAATCAATGTACTTTCTGTTTATACTTTGACACTTTTTATCGTGCCAATTATTTACAGTTTTATGCCTTTGCCAAAAGCAAAACATTTATATCATTTAGACAAAACCTATATTTCTACACTTTTAAACACAGTTACTACTATAGTTAAAGGCAAAAAAACAATAGTTTATATTATTTATGCTGTCCTTTTTATTGTTAGTTTAAATGGAGTGAGACAAATGAAAGTTTCGGGAAGTTTGATTGGTGAAATGCCAAAAAGCGCTTCTTTCTTTAAAGATATTTTATTTTACGAAAAAGAATTTAATGGTGTAATGCCATTGGAAATCATGATTGATACCAAAAAGAAAAAAGGTGTTATGAAGGCTTCGACTATTCGTAAAATGGATGAATTGCAGAATACAATTGCTGAAATTCCAGAATTGGCAAAACCAGTTTCTGTAGTAAATTTGGTAAAATATTCTAAGCAGGCTTTCTACAACGGAAACCCGGAATATTACCAATTACCAACTTCGCAAGAGCAGACTTTTATTTTGAGTTATGCTAAAAATGCGACAAAAAACAGCAAAGAAAATTTAATGAAAGCTTACGTTGATTCGACTGGACAATATGCCAGAATTACCACTTTCATGAAAGATATCGGAACTGATGAAATGGCGAAAGTTGAAGGGAAAATTCGTAAAAAAATCGATGAAATTTTTCCGAAAGACCGTTTTGAAGTTACCATTACAGGAAAAGCATTGGTTTTCCAGAAAGGAACAACGTATTTGGCACACAACTTAATCGAATCGTTGCTTTTTGCAATTGCAACTATTGCAATTTTGATGTTGTATTTATTCCGTTCTTTCAAAATGGTAATGGCTTCTTTGATTACAAATATTTTACCACTTTGTATTACTTCTGGATTAATGGGTTATTTCGGAATTCCGCTAAAACCATCAACGATTCTGGTATTCAGTATCGCTTTCGGAATCTCGGTTGATAATGCGATTCAATTTATGGCGAAATACAAACACGACCTGATTCAGAACAAAGGAAAAGTGAAGAAATCTGTTTTCAGCGCCTTAAGAGAAACCGGAGTAAGTACTTTCTATACTTCTGTAGTTTTGATTTTAGGTTTTGCTACTTTTACTTTATCAAGTTTCAGCGGAACGATTGCTTTAGGAGGATTAATTTCTTGTACTTTGGTTTTTGCTATGTTTGCTAATTTGGTTGTATTGCCTTCATTAGTTTTAACTTTCGAGAAAAAGAAAACTAAGAAAGAGGATTTGGAGAATTTGCAGAAATAG
- a CDS encoding STM3941 family protein translates to MDKIEIYSSKKKSFLLLIGSLLFVIGGIWMFMDAENLTGFRSRSPMLLKGIGIISVLFFGLGFCLAIKQLIKNKLFLIIDNYGINVDPKKNSSKIINWNNIKGFSEIKIQSQKMVLIKVNNPDFWIENETNLIRKKLTQYNLNEYGSPFCLSAISMEINHAELMKILNENLKKYKK, encoded by the coding sequence ATGGATAAAATCGAAATCTATTCAAGTAAGAAAAAATCATTCTTATTATTAATAGGCTCGCTACTTTTTGTTATTGGCGGAATTTGGATGTTTATGGATGCCGAAAATTTAACTGGCTTTCGATCAAGAAGTCCAATGTTATTAAAAGGTATTGGAATTATTTCAGTTTTGTTCTTTGGATTAGGATTTTGTTTAGCAATCAAACAATTAATCAAAAACAAACTTTTTCTAATTATTGATAATTATGGAATTAATGTTGATCCGAAAAAGAATTCATCTAAAATTATAAATTGGAATAATATTAAAGGCTTCTCAGAAATAAAAATACAAAGCCAAAAAATGGTGTTAATTAAAGTCAATAACCCTGATTTTTGGATTGAAAATGAAACCAATCTAATAAGAAAAAAATTGACTCAATACAATTTAAATGAATATGGTTCTCCATTTTGCCTTTCAGCAATTTCTATGGAAATAAATCATGCTGAACTCATGAAAATTTTAAATGAGAATCTTAAAAAATACAAAAAATAG
- a CDS encoding histidine kinase — translation MQQNDTLIYIFLAILLLLIVIICFMLYQLMQTKKAKDNAEKSFYALESKVNDLQLENLESKLNPHLFKNILNSIQSHAYQTYFALDKLANVLDYILYESKKKFVTAKEEIDFALNLIEINKIKISPLFELKVKTNLNQEDKLYEQPLLAPLISIDLIENAFKHADLQSADAFISVVFEFKDNAFFMTVSNKISDKKVLKKERSGFGHATLEHRLRIIYKNHFKLDRFIENDVYIAHLKIDLLEYKTEMLASGR, via the coding sequence ATGCAGCAAAACGATACACTTATTTATATTTTCTTAGCAATTCTCTTGCTTTTAATTGTCATAATTTGCTTTATGCTGTATCAATTAATGCAGACTAAAAAAGCAAAAGACAATGCTGAAAAGAGTTTTTATGCTTTAGAATCTAAGGTAAACGATTTACAGCTGGAGAATCTGGAGTCGAAACTGAACCCGCATTTGTTTAAGAATATCTTGAATTCCATTCAGTCACACGCCTATCAGACGTACTTTGCCCTGGATAAACTTGCCAATGTTCTGGATTATATTTTATACGAAAGCAAAAAGAAATTCGTGACGGCAAAGGAAGAAATTGATTTTGCACTGAATCTCATCGAAATCAATAAAATAAAAATCAGTCCGCTTTTTGAATTAAAGGTTAAAACAAATCTTAATCAGGAAGATAAATTGTATGAACAGCCTTTGCTGGCACCGCTTATTTCTATTGATTTAATCGAAAATGCATTTAAACATGCGGATCTTCAAAGTGCCGACGCTTTTATTTCGGTAGTTTTCGAATTTAAAGACAATGCGTTTTTTATGACGGTTTCGAATAAAATCTCGGATAAAAAAGTATTGAAAAAGGAGCGAAGCGGTTTTGGACATGCCACTCTGGAGCATCGTCTGCGTATTATTTACAAAAATCATTTCAAATTGGACCGTTTTATAGAAAACGATGTTTATATTGCTCATCTAAAAATAGATTTACTTGAATACAAAACTGAAATGCTTGCTTCTGGACGATGA
- a CDS encoding DUF5686 family protein, translating to MRLFCLLTLFFTLSIQAQFQINGIVTDSENKPLPFATITTSETNNTITDVDGKFILNVTSKSGVFKVSYIGFHSVVISLQEAKKFYPVSLVQKTDDLQEVIVSNENPALTIIKKVIASKHNNNPQKKLSTFEYKTYNKLIVTANPDSIQGRIDSSAVYKDLNKKKINIDSSDYKFKEIISRQHLFQTEKVSQYQFGNNKLKETVLGTKIAGFKNPIYEVIAFNLQSISIYDNKYELFETKYENPISNTAPSSYNYKLLDTVTIKGRETFMIYFKNKHKRKASGLEGVLYIDKENFAIAKAVMRIKGVLDISGIHEFDYVPNEKIWFQSNTTFKIVKGKNDDDIKILGGTIQFDGDISEDFEPRKKTASDFTYLISESNNFDIHYNNPAVISNPSLYIEIKDDAGEKPEYFWIKNRKEALDYKSQKTYQLLDSISVSNRIEKKLGFGRKIINGYIPVGPVDIDLKKIISYNNYEGFRLGLGGVTNEKFSKHFRLESYTAYGTKDGNLKYNIGAGVLLDRYTNTWLNGSYTDDVREIASTLFAVDKRVFKIYDPRPINISTFYHYTGWKANVQTKIIPKTEAVIELARTYVEPKFDYLFYYNDQLYSSYIMTTAMISLVWAPFSDFMQTPTGRTESDKRFPRFTFQYTQTLPGVLDNDFSFGKIDFKTEYEKKYLNGQKTSLLLQGGYAMGDVPLTHLYNTMPNNLNKETIIQRITFAGRNSFETMFFNEFFSSQYVFFQAKHGFKRLQILKKVRPSVVLVTRMAWGNMNKPEQHVGPVYKTLDKGFFESGIELNKIYKGFGLGGFYRYGPNQLPGFDDNIAVKISYVLDLGL from the coding sequence ATGAGGCTATTTTGTTTACTGACTTTATTCTTTACGCTTAGTATTCAGGCGCAGTTTCAAATAAATGGAATTGTCACTGATTCAGAAAACAAGCCCCTTCCTTTTGCCACAATTACGACTTCTGAAACGAACAATACTATCACTGATGTTGACGGTAAATTTATTCTCAATGTCACTTCAAAATCCGGTGTTTTCAAGGTGTCCTATATTGGGTTTCATAGTGTTGTAATTTCTTTACAGGAAGCTAAAAAGTTTTATCCGGTTTCTCTTGTTCAAAAAACAGATGATTTACAAGAAGTGATTGTTTCAAATGAAAATCCGGCTTTAACAATCATCAAAAAAGTTATTGCCAGCAAGCACAATAATAATCCGCAGAAAAAACTCAGCACTTTCGAATACAAAACATACAACAAACTTATTGTAACTGCTAATCCCGATTCGATTCAGGGCCGAATTGATTCGTCTGCCGTTTATAAAGATTTAAATAAAAAGAAAATAAACATCGATTCATCTGATTATAAGTTCAAAGAAATAATCAGCAGACAGCATTTGTTCCAGACCGAAAAAGTATCACAGTATCAGTTTGGAAACAACAAACTAAAAGAAACGGTTCTGGGCACAAAAATAGCCGGTTTTAAAAACCCTATTTATGAAGTTATTGCCTTTAACCTTCAGTCGATTTCAATTTACGACAACAAATACGAGCTTTTTGAAACAAAGTATGAAAATCCTATTTCAAATACAGCTCCTTCTTCTTATAATTATAAATTACTCGATACCGTAACCATAAAAGGCCGCGAAACTTTTATGATCTATTTTAAAAATAAGCATAAAAGAAAAGCGTCCGGACTTGAAGGTGTTTTGTACATTGACAAAGAAAACTTTGCTATTGCAAAAGCGGTCATGCGTATAAAAGGCGTTTTGGACATCAGCGGTATTCATGAATTTGATTATGTGCCGAATGAAAAAATCTGGTTTCAGAGCAACACGACTTTTAAGATTGTAAAAGGAAAAAATGACGATGATATTAAGATTTTAGGAGGAACGATTCAGTTTGACGGGGATATTTCGGAGGATTTTGAACCGAGAAAAAAAACAGCATCAGACTTCACCTACCTGATTTCTGAAAGCAACAATTTTGATATTCATTACAACAATCCGGCTGTTATAAGCAATCCTTCGCTTTACATTGAAATTAAAGATGATGCAGGCGAGAAACCGGAATATTTCTGGATCAAGAACAGGAAAGAAGCATTAGATTATAAAAGTCAGAAAACATATCAGCTTCTGGACAGTATATCAGTAAGCAACCGAATTGAAAAAAAGCTGGGATTTGGCCGAAAAATCATTAACGGTTATATTCCCGTTGGTCCGGTTGATATCGATTTAAAGAAAATTATCAGTTATAATAATTACGAAGGTTTTCGTCTGGGGCTTGGCGGTGTAACCAACGAAAAATTTTCTAAGCATTTCAGATTGGAAAGTTATACGGCTTACGGTACAAAAGACGGCAATTTAAAATACAATATAGGCGCCGGAGTATTATTGGACAGATATACCAATACCTGGCTGAACGGTTCATATACAGATGATGTGCGGGAGATTGCGAGTACACTTTTTGCTGTTGACAAGCGTGTCTTTAAAATCTACGATCCGCGTCCCATCAACATTAGTACTTTTTATCATTACACCGGCTGGAAAGCAAATGTTCAGACGAAGATTATTCCAAAGACCGAAGCTGTAATTGAGCTCGCCAGAACGTATGTTGAACCTAAGTTCGATTATCTTTTTTATTACAACGATCAGTTGTACTCAAGTTATATTATGACAACGGCGATGATTTCGCTTGTCTGGGCACCATTCAGCGACTTTATGCAAACACCGACGGGAAGAACAGAGTCCGATAAAAGATTCCCAAGATTTACTTTTCAGTACACGCAGACACTGCCGGGTGTTTTGGATAATGATTTTAGTTTTGGAAAAATAGATTTCAAAACCGAATATGAAAAGAAATACCTAAACGGTCAGAAAACGAGTCTTCTTTTACAAGGCGGATATGCCATGGGCGATGTGCCGCTGACGCATTTGTACAATACAATGCCCAACAACTTAAATAAAGAAACAATTATACAGCGTATTACTTTTGCGGGAAGAAACAGTTTCGAAACGATGTTTTTTAATGAGTTTTTCTCAAGCCAGTATGTTTTCTTTCAGGCAAAACACGGTTTTAAACGACTTCAAATCCTGAAAAAAGTACGTCCTTCTGTGGTTTTAGTAACCCGAATGGCGTGGGGAAATATGAATAAACCGGAACAGCACGTTGGACCAGTGTACAAAACGCTTGACAAAGGTTTCTTTGAATCGGGAATCGAATTAAACAAAATCTACAAAGGCTTCGGACTTGGCGGTTTCTATCGTTACGGTCCAAATCAATTACCGGGATTTGATGATAATATTGCAGTTAAGATTTCTTATGTGCTTGACTTGGGACTTTAG
- a CDS encoding LytR/AlgR family response regulator transcription factor — translation MNTKLKCLLLDDEIPGLTYLKMLCEQIPELEIVKTYNNPEKLLSDVSDLDFDLLISDIEMPGIDGLHLVEKLQDKLVIFCTAYKEYAAEAFNIDAVDYITKPVKLERLQKAISKAFERFNKSDSAKKFIQLNTDKGKTLLYFNKIQYIKTAVSDSRDKTVLLADGSFLNLKNVKFDTLLNELPDADFCRINKKEIVAVKAIKFFNHNEIVLHHVEENNKNASLILSETYRADFLKKVKI, via the coding sequence TTGAATACAAAACTGAAATGCTTGCTTCTGGACGATGAGATTCCGGGATTAACGTACCTGAAAATGCTCTGCGAACAAATTCCGGAACTGGAAATCGTAAAAACGTACAACAATCCTGAGAAGCTTTTATCTGATGTTTCTGATCTGGATTTCGATTTACTGATTTCAGATATAGAAATGCCGGGTATTGACGGACTTCATCTGGTCGAAAAACTGCAGGATAAACTAGTGATTTTTTGTACTGCATATAAAGAATATGCCGCCGAAGCTTTTAATATTGATGCTGTTGATTATATTACAAAACCGGTAAAACTGGAACGTCTGCAAAAAGCGATTTCAAAAGCTTTTGAGCGTTTTAATAAATCAGATTCGGCTAAAAAATTCATTCAGCTTAATACAGATAAAGGAAAAACACTGTTGTATTTTAATAAAATCCAATACATAAAAACAGCTGTAAGCGACAGCCGTGACAAAACGGTTTTACTTGCCGATGGAAGTTTCCTGAACCTAAAAAACGTAAAATTTGATACCCTCCTGAATGAACTGCCAGATGCCGATTTCTGCCGTATTAATAAAAAAGAGATTGTAGCCGTAAAGGCTATCAAGTTTTTTAATCACAACGAAATTGTCCTTCATCATGTAGAGGAGAATAATAAAAATGCCTCCTTAATTTTGAGCGAAACTTACCGCGCCGATTTCCTGAAGAAAGTTAAGATCTAA
- the frr gene encoding ribosome recycling factor: protein MTEEIDFILESTEESMNGSIAHLEKEFLNIRAGKASPAMLGGVFVDYYGSATPLSQVSKISVPDARTITLQPFEKNMLQTIEKAILIANIGFNPMNNGDMIIISVPPLTEERRRDLAKQAKVEAEDAKIGIRNSRKDANTDIKKLEKEGTSEDICKSAEEEVQNLTNAYIKKIDELLALKEAEIMKV from the coding sequence ATGACTGAAGAAATCGATTTTATATTAGAAAGTACTGAAGAATCTATGAACGGTTCTATTGCACACTTAGAAAAAGAATTTCTAAACATTCGTGCAGGAAAAGCTTCTCCGGCAATGCTTGGAGGTGTTTTTGTTGATTATTACGGATCTGCAACACCACTTTCTCAGGTATCAAAAATCAGTGTTCCTGATGCAAGAACAATTACATTGCAGCCTTTTGAAAAAAATATGCTTCAAACAATCGAAAAAGCTATTTTGATTGCCAATATTGGTTTTAACCCAATGAACAACGGAGATATGATTATCATAAGTGTACCGCCTTTAACAGAAGAGCGCCGTCGTGATTTGGCAAAACAGGCAAAAGTTGAAGCTGAAGATGCAAAAATTGGTATTCGTAACTCTCGTAAAGATGCGAACACTGACATTAAAAAATTAGAAAAAGAAGGAACTTCTGAAGATATCTGCAAATCTGCCGAGGAAGAAGTTCAGAATTTAACAAATGCATATATTAAAAAAATTGACGAATTACTGGCTTTAAAAGAGGCAGAAATCATGAAAGTTTAA